Part of the Triticum urartu cultivar G1812 chromosome 2, Tu2.1, whole genome shotgun sequence genome, TGTTTGATTTAAACAATTGCTATGCTTGATTTTATTGTACTTGGTCTTCGGCAGACGAGATGGGGCAGAAGATGCGGCTACCTGTTGGACGCCCGGCCGGCGCAAACACAAATCTAGGCAGACACGGCCTCATTACCATCCCGAAACAAACAAAATCCGAATAAAATGGACGTCCGTGGTTTAGGGTCGTGCGGTTGGAGTTGGCCTAAGAGCATCAACTCAATTCAAAAGTCTAGGAGTCTTATCTGCTAccccctccgttcggaattacttgtttcggaaatggatgtatctagaactaaaatatatctagatacatccatttccatgacaagtaattccgaaggGAGGGAGTACTCCAGAAGCGCGAGGTTTTCCGAGAACTACATTATATCATCCATTGACAATTTGACATCTAGCTTCTGACGGGAAATGCTTTTCATAGACTACCTTTCCACGCATCAGAGCACATGAGCAGGAAAGCTGACCTAAACGGGATCGCGACACAGAGGGATGCAGTCAGGTGGATGAAATGATTGTGCTCACCAAAGATGGCATCGTACTGCCCTCCAAAGGCTTGCACAAAGAAACCCAAGATGCCCTCCAGGAAagggcagcagcagcagcagcagcagctttGATTTCAGTCATCTCCCGTTAGGGCTAGGCAAAGGTCTCCGACAGCTTGGAGAAACCCAGCTTCCTGAGGCGGCTGCTCATCGGATTACCGCACCTGACATCCACCACCTCGACGCCATGCACGTTTCCTTTCTTCTTGGCCTTCTCGAAGTTGGGGCTCCTGTCAACCAGCGCGCCATCCGAGTGCAGCATCGGGGAGCTGGACTTGTTCCGCTGAGAGCTCCTCCTCGTCTTGCAGGCTTCTTCAGCGCTCACACGGTCAGCTCTGccattgctgctgctgctggagacACTGGACGAGCTCTTCCTTGGGATGATCTTCCGGGGGCTAGCGCCGCAGGGCACCCAAACCGGACTGCTTTGGCGTCTCAGGCGCGGGGTGGCAGCTCCTTGCGGCGCAACCTTGATGGCCTCCAGTTCTCTCGTCATGAGCGAGCCGATGGTGCCGGTTGTGCCCACTTTGATGGCGCCTCCCTCACCGTTGACAAGCTCGGCGGCGCACGGCATGATCTGTTTATGAGAAGAGACTGGTAACTGGTTAGGCTCTGTCACAAATGAGGAAGGTAATGAAGCAAGATTTACTGACAAGAGAGAAGACAGGGGCAGTGTACTGCAAAGGTGAAAACACTATACCAGGGACAGGGAGAAAGTTGCATGACAACTAGGATGAAAATCATGGTGTTCTCGCCATGCAAGATGAGAGGTGTATAATAACAGACACTTGCCTCCATGATTGCCACTTGAGAAAACATGGAGAATGATAGGGCTGTCATGATTATACCACTAGGGGAGTAACATGCATGTCATGGCAGTCAACCCCTTTCTGTTCCGAGATGAGGACTAGTGGTATCCACAAAACAAATCAGCCTAGTTTGTGTTTCTAATTCAAGAGTTATCATGTCCACCCAACAAATCTAATCAATTCATTCTCCTAATGCAAGAGTTATGACAAATTTAACCGAATCATTGCAGAAATGACACCTTTGTTCCGATAGAATCTGATGGGCAGTCACATCATGTACCAATACGATTTACACAATAAAAACACTGTAGATATGCTTAAGAACGACACCACTTTCCCCAGAAAAACTGATATATTTTTTCTGCACAACGTTGAGTTGAATTACATGATGCGACCGAGCACCGACAGTCTGAAACTAGTAGGAGTATAATACATTACACTAGTACCAGAAGGAGGAAGCAAATGGACAACCAATGCAGTGTTGACAAACAATTACAAGGATTAAGAAAAATCTCAGCATGCTTTCAAAAGTATAGCTCATGTTATCTAAGCCTCTGATTGAGGGCCTTTTCAGGACAAATTGACCAGCATCTGAGGTGTCAAGATGCACTAGACACAAACATTTTTATCCCCTTTTCTCAAATGCTTTCTGCTCCTTCTTTTCTGCCTTAATTTCCTCAGTGCATCTACTGATGCCTACCTTTAGACCATGTACTGTATATCATGTAGGCCTACTTCTCAGACAAAAATGTTTTAGCTTACAAAAACTAATAAGTAGGCCACATTGGTATGTTATCCCCTTTCAGAGAAGTGGTAGTACTACTAATAAGTAAGTATAATGATTTTTagcaccagcagcagcaacaagaAACAAATGGCATCAAGCATCACTTGATGGGATGCCAACTGGGCCAAAGCAAAGAACCTACCACTTCCTTCCTCCTGCCGCATTCTTTTTCTGCATATCTATTCTTGGATACCTTGGGCTACTGGTCTAGTGATTGATTAATAATCTAATGCGGCGCCAAATCATGTGGCAGCGCCGGCCAAACTCATTAATCTAAGGAACACTGAAACGGACGAACACAGGAACTGGAACAGAAGATTTCCTTGAGAAGAAGCACCAGACGAGCGGCTCTGGTCAAGAGCTCTCCATAACACAATCTTGCTAGTTAAGGAGAAAATGAAGAAATAATGGACAAGTCTACACACAAGTGACAATTTGGGAGAAGAAAAAAACATTTGGAACCACAGACAATTAGCAATCCGGGACAGATTCGAGGGAAATGGCACCAAGCCAAACCATCGCAAGAAGAAATGGTGAGAGGGGCAGGACCTCTGGATTGGATCCCCAAAGGAGCTCTCACCAACAATCTTTCTTTCAACCCCCAACAGCACAGCCGTTCGAGATATCACACAAAGCAACGAGATAAAAGGATGCTGCGGCGTACCTACCAGCCTTCTGAATCTCGAAGCGCTTGAAGATCTTTGCGCACCAGGAGGAGCGTGGGGGGATAGAAGAAGCGAGGAGAAGGGGGGCAGCTTCTGGCCAGAATTGAATTGAAGAACACAAGGGAAGGGTGAGGAGAGGAGATATCGACAATGGGGTCACACCAAACGCCCTGTGTGTTTTGAAGACCGCAACCTATATTATTATTACCTCGCCCGCATTTATTGCCTGCCTCGTTcttcttccctctcctctcttctCTGTCATTTTGTTTGTCATGTGCGCCAGGACAACGCTTGTCTTTTCTAGGACGGCTTATCGGCGAAAGACGAGTGGTGTGTGGTCAGGGGGCTATTTGCATGTTGCACATTCTTGGAAATTTCTAATTGAGAACTCCTCGATGAAGACGTTATTTGTTGAAAAGGGTACAAGTGCAATTTATGTGCTCTTGGAGCAACTCCAACGCACAACCCCAAACTAATGAGGTGGCATACAGTCGTTTTTCTTTTATGCGCTGGTCATGCGCCCAACCCGCAGACGCATCTGGTACGGCCGCCTGAATTATTTTGTAAATGAACTTTTTGTCCACCGCGGTCGTAGTTCATGCCAGCGATCATAGTTCATGCCGCCAACAAAGCCAGCGGCCGACAAATGTATGCCAGCCTATAAAATGGTCAACCCTCAAGTTTTCACGTCGGCAATAAAGCCAGCGGCCGGCACACTAGCCAACGTTTAAAATGAACAAGTTTTCTCACTCGCAATAAAGCCACCGGCCGGCACACTTGCCATCCTTCAAAAAGAGCGACCATAGTCCATGGCCGAGGCCTCCCTAGTTCAGGCTGTCTTGGTCGAACTTCTCCTTTTGCCGGTTCGCTAACCATTCTCTTCGGGGACATGTTGGTCAAGTTCACGCTCATGATTGCTAGCACCACCTCTTTTGCTTTTGGTGTTGGCATTGGTGGCCTCGATCACGAGCTTCCTCCTCTTGGCGACCTCCTCCATGTCAAGCTTCTTCGTTTGGAGCTCCAAGTATATCTTCATTTCTTTCGCTCTTCCTCTCCTCCCTCACTTCCTTTTGATTCATCATGTTGTACGAAGTTTCTTGCCCCTCGGCCTCTTGAGCACATCTCCATTCCCAGCAACAGTTGTCGTCCCTCCTTTCTTCTTTAGAGCGGCATATTGATCCTTGAACTTAGGACAATCTTTGATGAGGGACCAACAATGGGTGAGAGTGAATGGCTTGTTCTTATGCCAAGCCTGAAGACTTCCAAAGATTGGAATGCTTACACAATAAAACAGATGGGCACAGATGTAATAGCGAAGGACACAAGATGCAACAAACATGAACATGGCATAGCAATGAAATAGAAGGGGTCATGCCAAGTCACCCATGCCTAGGCCACTCACAGGACGGGCTTCGGCGCTCTCAAGCGCGGCACAATACTTGTTGCATTCTTGTTGAATGAACCCCCATCTCTTCTGTATTGAGTTGATGCCATGGTTGCTCGCAAACTTGTAGGGCGCAAACTTCCTCCGTTCGTGAAAGGTTGTATGAACTCTTAGCCAAAATACGGATCCTTTTTGTTCAACACCAGTCTTGGGATCTTGGCCTATCTCCATCCAACTCTCGCAAATCAAAGTGGCCTCTTCTTTGTTGTATGATACCGTGTGAATGCTTTGCTTCCTCCTTCGTGCCCCGGCTCTTTGGGTGAGATCATGGATAAACAATGGCTCACCCCCAACAACATAGTCGTTCGAGATATCACACAACGCAATGAGATAAAAGGTGTTCCGGCATACCAACCAACATTTTGAATCTTGAAGCGCTTGAAGATCTTTGCGCACAAGGGGGAGTGTGGGATAGAAGAAGTAAGGAGGAGTAGTAGGGAAGCTTCTGGCCAGAATTGAATTGAAGAACGCAAGGGAAGGGTGAGGTGAGGATAGGAGATATCGACCATGGGGTCACACCAAATGCCCTGTGTGTTTTGAAGACCGCAACCTATATTATTATTACCTCACTCCCATTTATTGCCTGTCTAGTTcttcttccctctcctctcctcttctctcctctcctctcctctctgtCATTTTATCATGTGCACATGTATATTTTTTCTCAAAATACGAGAGTGTGCGTATCATTCATTAAAGAAGAAGAGGGAAGACTCCCCAAATCCACGGTTACAACATTATTTACATGTTGGAATTATCCGACACCACCTAATGAGTCATAAACGAACTACTCCTCGTCGTCCCACATGCCGTCCCCCACCTCAAAACCTTTAATATTGCCTTTGATTAGGCCCGCCCCCTGCGCGCGTGTTCATGCTTGTCTTGTCTTAGGACGGCTTATGGACCAAAGATGAGTGGTGTGTGCTCAGGGTGTTATTTGCATGTTTCACATTCTTGGAAATTTCTACTTTATTTGTTTCTAAATATATGCCAAAAAGATTTCAATAGAGACTACACACAGAGCAAAAGAAGTGAATCTACACTTAagatatgtctatatacatccgtatgtagtccgTATTGAAATCTCTACAAAAATTAGAAACAGAAGGAGTAACTGAGAACTCCTCGGTGAAGACATTGTTTGTTGAAAAGGGTACAGGCGCAATTTACGTGCTCGCTAACCACATTTGCAGCCGGCTGGCCCCAACACCCACCCTGGAGGACGGCCCGGTCACCGACGGATAAAAAACCCGACCCAGTCGGACCCCTCATACTGGCATCCCTCATATCCAACCCAAATCTAGGGTGGATATGGGCTGGCCCGGGCGTGTCCGTTGATGgtgtcctagattagggggtacCAACCTACGTGACCCATAGTCCATGGGCCGAGTTTACGGCCCGCTGATCTCCAAAAGGAAGGACTACAGAAGCAACGAATCCTGGCGTGATCAAGACGTACATCGCCGAAGACTTAGCGTATACTTCAAGTACACCTCTAAATATCTGCTAGTCATTCCTAGTTGGCAAATGACCATATGTAACCCTAGATACCACCGGTGCCTATATAAGCCCAGGGGTTTCGTCCTCCATGTCGAAAAGCCCACGCTGGCCCACCCCAACCCCATATTCATCCCCATCTGCTCCCCGAATCAAAGCCTAGCCACTTAACTCCATTTCGCCCCCAAGCTCTCTTCTGGCGATCTCTGACCTTCTCTGGCATGGCAGGCTACAGATCCGACTCCAACCACTCTTGATCTGTTGATTGGAGTGTCGTCTCATGCAGAGAGTAGGAGGCTATGGCCCTCCTCACTCCCGGGAGGAGTGCGCCCGGCCTATCTTAGATTTGGTCTGGTGGGAATCCATTGCGTCGACGCAACTAGTGCTCGGATCAGCCGGGGCAAGAAGCTCAAGGTCCGCTAGTAGCCCCTTCTCCGGCTGGGGGAGTACGATGGTTACAGGGATCGGTGTGCCCTCCAAAACAAGTAGAGGAGTC contains:
- the LOC125536834 gene encoding uncharacterized protein LOC125536834 isoform X1, with protein sequence MTNKMTEKRGEGRRTRQAINAGEIMPCAAELVNGEGGAIKVGTTGTIGSLMTRELEAIKVAPQGAATPRLRRQSSPVWVPCGASPRKIIPRKSSSSVSSSSSNGRADRVSAEEACKTRRSSQRNKSSSPMLHSDGALVDRSPNFEKAKKKGNVHGVEVVDVRCGNPMSSRLRKLGFSKLSETFA
- the LOC125536834 gene encoding uncharacterized protein LOC125536834 isoform X2, with translation MPCAAELVNGEGGAIKVGTTGTIGSLMTRELEAIKVAPQGAATPRLRRQSSPVWVPCGASPRKIIPRKSSSSVSSSSSNGRADRVSAEEACKTRRSSQRNKSSSPMLHSDGALVDRSPNFEKAKKKGNVHGVEVVDVRCGNPMSSRLRKLGFSKLSETFA